In Juglans regia cultivar Chandler chromosome 13, Walnut 2.0, whole genome shotgun sequence, the DNA window TGACTTGTTGGGAACAGTATCCTTTTTACCTGCTCAACAACCTCATTGGTAATTGGAGCATTGCATTTGCCCATAGCGAAGCTTCCACAGGAACCATAAGGATCACCAAAGCTAGCAAACTCCACAGCAACAATCTTTTTGTGGTTTGGACAGTGCAGTTGAGCTGCTGGCTTCACAATGTCCACAACAGGCCTAATTTTACTGTCCTTCCTTTGCCACGACTTCACATGGGGTGGATGATACTCAGTTACGAGGCTGCAGATAGTATCTCTATTGACAAGTACGAGTTCAATGTCTTCTGGGTTCCCTTTCTCCTCCTCCAATACAACAAGGAGATTTTCTGTTGGCTTGATGAAGGATCTTGGGATATGATACCTGATGAACATTGCAAATTGAGGGTTTGTGGGGGAGGACTTAGATTGCTTTTCAAGAAGATTTATATCACCCTTGGGCATAATTTACTAGTAGCTTTACTTACTCTGACTGAGAAGGCTTTCCAAGAGGAGAGAGGAAGGACACCCAGTAACGGCCAATGCTTTTTCCATTGACCCAAACCATCCCCTTACCCATACCATTCATTCTGATAGCAACGGGGTTATTCCCTTCAGGAGCATCAAAATATGTCTGCAACAAGaatgtgtgtatataaatatgtaaaggCTTTTGTAATACCACAAATGTTGAATGTACTATATTGTATCTTCTTCAGTTTGTTATCAAAAGCGCCAATGGGACATGTTTCTCTAGCATACCTTGTACCACGTAAGAGCAGGTCCTTGTCCATTGGCGTTCTTCCATCCTACCCTGTGTGATCCTGACTGAGTGAACACCTTAACCTTTTCTCCTGTCAATCCAACCTGCAAAATGGGCAACAATTCTATTAACATCACCTTTAAGCTAGTCATTTTCCCATAATCATATTCATCTATCTTTTTTGAAGTCTTGATTTCAAGCAGTACAGTTAATTGTAAAGGTTCATTGGTACCTGATGCCCCCAACCATTGATTGACAGATCAAGTGTTCCTGTGTTCAAACCCAGGACGGTTACAGAGCGAGGACCGGCAAACCTGTGCTCCATGTAGGCTCCGCTATCCTTCACAGGTAAAGAAAAGCTTGTTAGCACCTATTCTAGAATGAAACTTCAACATTCTTAACACATTATAATGAGGTGGCATTATCGTTCCACctttgagtttttctttaaaaagagtGGAATGATCCAAGAGTGATGATAAGTgccatatttatatatatagtgggaTGAATGTCATGttacgtagcattactcattcCAAAATAAAAGCAAAGTCGAACTATAGAAAGCCAGGAGCTACTTACTGGGAGTCCCACGGTCATGCCAATGAGCGCTATATGGTTGACCCCAGGCTTGAAGTTCACGGCACTTTGAAAGACAAAACTCTTCTCGTCATGGCTTCCATGTGCGGATCCTGAAAATCATAAGCACGATGATCAGCTGTGTACGTGAATTTCCCatgtaaaaagaaagaatgtatgtGCTAGATTGTAGGTGCTCACCAACATATTCGCCATTCACAAATGCATGCAAGGCATGACCAAGACTTGCTACGCGTAGTACTGGGAGAATATCGGCCCGCATTGGCAAGTCTCCGGGAGCCAACTCTATGCTGCAATCAAATATGACAAAAAAATGTCAGATTTTGGTCCATCACTGTGAGCTCCAGCTTGGAATACTTACAAGAGTTAAAAAGATCTTAACCCAATGCATACTTTGCCTAGCCTGTAAGGTAATTAAGATTCTGCTTACCTAGTGGTGTACCACGCATAATCTGTGGTATCCTTCAAAAAACTGTAGAGCTCCTTTGGAGTTTTGGAGTCAACTGGCAATTGCTCGACACTTGGGATGGGTTCTGGGGACATCTCCCATTTAAGATTCTTTGCAACCTCTGATTTCTTCAAGTTCCTTGCATTATGTTGCGATACAATCTGTTTTTATGTAAGAGAAGAATCCCTTAGACATTCCCAAATATCCAAATATGGGCAATTGAAGGCACTAATACACAACTGAAGAAACAGAGCAGTAGTAACAAAGAATTtagcttctttttcttctatataGACAGAGAGACATGTAAAAGATGAGGAGTTACTGTTTGTGTGTTGTAGACCACGGTCTTGCAATCAGGGAGGATGCTAATTGAACGTGGTGGCAGGTAATATGTCTCGCCCCTGAAATGTATATTTGCTGCCGATCTGGAGTTGTTGTTTGCCAAAAATGCAGCACAGATTCTTGATCCGGAATTCTCGTAGACTTGAGCCTTAATGATGGAACAGCTTAAACATATTAGTGAACAGTGTTGGATGGGAGCTAGCTACATTGATTCACTCTATTCAGATGCTTACCTCTGTATGCTTGCCCAAACTTTCAACATGAGGTTCACCCCATAGCAGAGGCTTCTTACATAGATTTAAAGCCTTGTGCAAGTCCTTAAGGTGACTCCATTTGGGTTCCCTCTGCAAACCTGCATATTATACTTGTAAGGGCCCCATGTGTTTGAACAAGCTTTGCTTCATTGAGTCACTAGAGATCTCACTACTAGAAATCTTTACCATATTCATCAATGGGAGCTTCATCATAGTAGCGAGTTGTTGTAAAGACAGCACTTGTTCTACCAAAGTTAGTCCCACCATGGTACTGCAAATTATGAAGTAAGGTGATGTAAATTAGGGAAAAAGCCTGTCAGGGTAATTAATTGGTCCCTTgagaaaaaatgagaagaaggtCGGGTATCTTTCTACCATATAGTAGTTGACCAGAGTTCCATTCTTTGAGAAGAATCGGGCAACTGAAAATGCAATATCTTCTGCTGCTCTTTGAGATGGAGGGTCTCCGAATACTCTGTACCtgtaattacaaaacaaaaattccaAAGCCATTAACATTTCCAAGAAGCCAAAAAACAGCAATACAATTAGATGAAAAACAAACTCACTGACAATCACTAGGAGTATACTCACTGAGCGGTCCAGTTTTCCGTCCACAAAGAAGGCTTGTAGGGTTTGTTTGGTCCTGTGAAAGTGTCTCCGCAGTGCCTTCCATTGCATGTATTGATCTGCAAGTGGAAGTGGGAGCTTTTAGTCAAAATTCTTAAGGCTCTCAAAACGAAAAAACTCACTGCtggattagaaaatgaaagatattgCAGACTCACCACTGGATCAGGAGCATCCTTCTGCTTGCACATGATCCATGGAACTTCAGTTTTCATCCCCATTGCCATTTTTGCTGCCCACTGAACATATCTGCTTCCCATATCTCTATATGCAAGTTGAATGTGGTTGTACTCATTTTCAATCTGCGTTATGAGTCATTGAACAATAAAGTCAATAAGATGATCAGCTTTCCTAcgaggaaaaggaaaattatgagTGGAACCAAACTTGTGTCAATATGATTGGTCCTCCTTGTGAAGCAAATAGTTTCTCCtctttcatcttatctataatcatcttcacatattttttcatttggttctgcaaacgggaaaaaaaaaaaatctgaattcaGTAGAGCTCCTTGAATTATCGAGTTAGATCTCCCAAAATGGTTTTGCACCAGTAAGAACAAAGGTGGTGCAAAATTGAGATACCTTGAATGGAGCATTATCAGAACGGAATATGATGTTTGGGACCTCTCTTAGCCAATATGGAAGTCCTctgaaattttcattttgaaacaACTAAATTATTAACACCACAGTTACAAAATCATATGAGAGGAGGAGgaaaatgagaaatcaaagacTAACCCGTGGTTCCATTCAGCTTGGACGAATGGCCCAACCCTGAGGGTCACATACATTCCTTGCTCTCCTATCAGCTTGATGAATTTCACCAAATCATAATTTCCATTAAAATTGTACTGTCAAGTTTTCGGAACATCGATGAAGAGTTAGACCGTCACATAACAATAGTTTTGTCGAATGAACTCAAAATAATTTGTGTCTGcaacaccatttttttttacctgTCCTTCCACAGGTTCATGGATGTTCCAAAACACGTAAGTTTGAATCACATTCAAACCTCCATGTTTAGCCTTTAAGATAAGATCCGGCCACATCTGAAATCCATTTTAACACAAGTATACATTAATTTCATCCATTAAAACTCACCCCTCAAGAGaagattaaaaagaagaagaagatgaagatcataaaaaaagacaaaaggaTAGTCGATATTTATTGATGTTAAAGTTACCTCCGGGGTACTACGAGTGTAATGGATGGAACCCGAAAAGAGAAGCTCTCTTTTTCCATTGATGATCAGAGACCTTCCATCATAGGTCACGTTTTGAAACTTGTTGTCTCCTTGGCCAACCACGGCTGAGACTAAAACAGATAGAAAGGCGAGCAAGAGCACGCGGCTTGACACCGCCATTGTAACGACTCCTCAACTAGAAGCCTGACCCAGTTCGGAGATATGTATAATGATAAATAACTCCAAGgaacaggaaaaaataaaaagacaataaataTGACAGCTTGTGAGTCAATTCGGGAAGCCTCCTTAGAAGGAGGAGGCACCCGGAAGCAGAAACATAAACTCCATGAAAAGGCAGAGATATAGGGTCAAAGAAATGCTAAATATAAAGGGCTTGGAGGAAAGCTCGGAATTTCCATATCGAATTTCTGTTTTGATCTCTTGGTGACCATTGCTTTGTTAGCGTTGTCAGCTTGTgcttcttttgttgtttttgtgtgtgtgtgtctgtgtgttttttttttttaaattcgttctccatttttttttgtttttcttcattACTGTCTTGTTGCTATTCTTGGGAGAGTTTCTTGGAAGTTTGAATGAGTTTCGGACTTGTAATAACCATAATAAAAAGAACTCGAAATTTGCGGGCAAGTTGAGGAAGTTTTCTAACACTGCAGCACCCTCTGTGTTGGCACTCTTTGCTGTACCGCCAACATCCACAGTACTCCACAGCTACAATTCATTCTCACAACAATAAGttgattatttttgtaatattggaAAGAACATTTGTAAGCATAAAAAATGGATTTGGCTACATTTTTAATGGAAATAGGAAGATATTTTTCCAATATTTGAAGCCATAATGAGTTGGCCTTCCTCCATTTTGTTATGATCTTTcctaaatttgaattttgaaggcCATATTAGCCTTTAGGCATTAAGCATTGAAGTCTTTTAACACACCGCGTTTGTGTAATCAaggtaggtttggatagtgagttgagatataatgagttgagataaaagttgaataaaatattattttttaatattattattattttaaaattttaaaaaattgaattatttattatattttatatgaagatttgaaaattttataatgattagataagatgagatgaattgaaatactCTTTGTATCCAAACTAGTGATTAATATTTGTTGCATAATATTATCAAActaattatcaaaataaataaaactacttttCTTACTATATACCTTTTTCCAATATTTTTTCCCACATGaggaatatttttttagggaGATTGATCCACATGAGGTCAGAATTTTTCTGGGATTAACCTTGTGCACATAAGTATGATTGaggatatttattttattttattttatttttgtaatgtagGATTGTTGTGACAACTAAACAGGTTTATTGAGGCGACCCTAGTCCCTGTGCCTTGAATTTGGCTCTTTTTTTCACGATAGCATTTGGTTACAAAATTTAATCTGGTTGACGACGTCGTATCGTCATGGAGTTTTCGTTTTGTCTCCCTCCAAGAAGTTCAGCTTTCCCTCCACAGACAAAAGAGACAACAAAAACCCTCCCTCATTTCCTCAGGGCATAGCAGTCTTACAGAAACACTGAGACACTcggagacgagagagagagagccactAATGTCGAACCACCAAGACGACCTCGATctccttctctccctccaaGGGAGAGTTTTGGAAACCCCTCCTGGTTCTCCTTCACCACATGCACCTGGCAAGTCTTCATATTaacccccccccctccccttctctctctctctgtccctTACATTTCAGCATCAAAGTTTCATAATTTGCCTTTGCAATTTTTAGTGGAGTGTGGCTGGGTGCGTCGGATTTCCTTTTTTTGTAAGAATATTCACTTGGGTATGTCTCAAATAGCCTTCCATTTTCAGGGTATATGTCGGATGATGGATCGCCGAGGCGAACTGGGCAGGCAGACATGTCCGTATTTAGAGACGCTGTCCAAGACTGCCTTGATTACGAGCCCAAGCCGGTCCCGAAATCTGGAAAATTGAAGAGCTCTAAGGCCTCCAGCAATGCTGAGGTTGAGAAATTTTCGGGCTTGCGAATAAGGTTACTGCCACTCTACTTATCTTCAAACAAGGAGGCATCTGTCTAATAATTACTCGGTTAGGTTATGTGATATAgtattctttattcttaatgCTTTGTTTGGCTGCCGAAAATagaaatgcaaaatttaataagtttcgaacattttatttctcttttttttttttaaaaaaaaaaaaaaaaaagaaagaagaaaagaaaactactTTCGATTGGGGGTGGATGTTGAGGTTAGGGATATTTCATATTCATTTAGCTCGATACAGTTTTTTTCACTTGTGTAAGGTAGTAATATGACTTAGAGAAGGTgaccttcattttcttttggagTTTAAGACAGCCTTGAGACGTGATACAACATACAAGatcaccttttcttttcatgtgcgGTTTTCTGAGCAACTATATGCAGTACATAGTCAAGTGTATAGTAGCTTGGAGGTTTTGGAAGGCAAGCCGTGCTTAATATGTTTCTcgttgttcttttttctttgttcaggAACCAATTGGTCAGTGCAGCAGAGCTCAGTGAGCGGTTTTCAGATATTCGTTTCGTTCGGTTATCAACTATGAGGTATTAAATTGAACTTCACATTTTACATATAGGCATTAATACTGGAAGTGACCTATTGATTTATAAGAcaattttctttggttttgcTTTAATAGGCAATAGAAGTAATTATAAGTGATGCATGAAGCTTTATCTGATTTAAATGGAATGTTGGTAGTGATTTCAGATATTGGGTATGTTGTAGGAATTTATTGGTTGGGGACACTCTGTCAGGTTGTTGGGCAACTGTTGGAGTGGTGACCGAGAAGGGGACTCCAAAGACCAGTTCTACAGGGAAGAACTATTGTATATGGAAGGTTGGGTGTCTGGATGAAAACACTGTTTCTCTTTTCTTGTTCGGTGATGCTTATCAGAAGAACTGGAAAGAGCAGGCTGGAACAGTATTTGCTCTGTTCAATTGTTCTGTACGCAAGGACGGAGTGGTATGGACTTGTCATGTATTGAGAGTTATGCTTGTTAATATTATCCGATAGATTAAGATTGACCTTTTATTTTTGCAGGGCACAGGTTTTTCTTTGAGTGTATATTCTCCTAGTCAAACTTTAAAGATTGGTACTTCAGTCGATTATGGAGTTTGCAAGG includes these proteins:
- the LOC108993310 gene encoding beta-galactosidase 13-like; translated protein: MAVSSRVLLLAFLSVLVSAVVGQGDNKFQNVTYDGRSLIINGKRELLFSGSIHYTRSTPEMWPDLILKAKHGGLNVIQTYVFWNIHEPVEGQYNFNGNYDLVKFIKLIGEQGMYVTLRVGPFVQAEWNHGGLPYWLREVPNIIFRSDNAPFKNQMKKYVKMIIDKMKEEKLFASQGGPIILTQIENEYNHIQLAYRDMGSRYVQWAAKMAMGMKTEVPWIMCKQKDAPDPVINTCNGRHCGDTFTGPNKPYKPSLWTENWTAQYRVFGDPPSQRAAEDIAFSVARFFSKNGTLVNYYMYHGGTNFGRTSAVFTTTRYYDEAPIDEYGLQREPKWSHLKDLHKALNLCKKPLLWGEPHVESLGKHTEAQVYENSGSRICAAFLANNNSRSAANIHFRGETYYLPPRSISILPDCKTVVYNTQTIVSQHNARNLKKSEVAKNLKWEMSPEPIPSVEQLPVDSKTPKELYSFLKDTTDYAWYTTSIELAPGDLPMRADILPVLRVASLGHALHAFVNGEYVGSAHGSHDEKSFVFQSAVNFKPGVNHIALIGMTVGLPDSGAYMEHRFAGPRSVTVLGLNTGTLDLSINGWGHQVGLTGEKVKVFTQSGSHRVGWKNANGQGPALTWYKTYFDAPEGNNPVAIRMNGMGKGMVWVNGKSIGRYWVSFLSPLGKPSQSEYHIPRSFIKPTENLLVVLEEEKGNPEDIELVLVNRDTICSLVTEYHPPHVKSWQRKDSKIRPVVDIVKPAAQLHCPNHKKIVAVEFASFGDPYGSCGSFAMGKCNAPITNEVVEQHCLGKTSCSIPIERELFIKDNDACPDVKKTLAIQVKCEHN
- the LOC108993303 gene encoding protein MCM10 homolog, translating into MSNHQDDLDLLLSLQGRVLETPPGSPSPHAPGYMSDDGSPRRTGQADMSVFRDAVQDCLDYEPKPVPKSGKLKSSKASSNAEVEKFSGLRIRNQLVSAAELSERFSDIRFVRLSTMRNLLVGDTLSGCWATVGVVTEKGTPKTSSTGKNYCIWKVGCLDENTVSLFLFGDAYQKNWKEQAGTVFALFNCSVRKDGVGTGFSLSVYSPSQTLKIGTSVDYGVCKGKRKDGMPCTIVINKRNGIYCKYHRLKAPEKYFTNRTELKGGNLRTAFRDSLKPEGIYMVDPLNDRTNIKKPMQPVKLLSVESLKKALSKAGKVTTNTHSQGIRFLTEITGNMGPKKSNKESIVPKQQISMSDKRKSSTIKPESSVMRNQQPDVKRKKTEQQQGQVVVDNIRQNTGKLIELDFVSSDEEL